In the genome of Pseudomonadota bacterium, one region contains:
- a CDS encoding lytic transglycosylase domain-containing protein gives MIISEIVQFLKDKKVKLSDSKLESMATTVYEESRLYDLDYRLVLALIKVESNFRHNATSRDGSWGLMQIKPSLAKFISKNTGLEFKSKKDLHQPDNNIRLGTYHISKLMEDFENIHAVLHAYNVGQKKARVRLNKENEPDTPFTRRVLKEYQKNTAVLPEP, from the coding sequence ATGATTATTAGCGAGATTGTACAGTTTCTAAAAGATAAGAAAGTAAAACTGAGCGATAGCAAACTGGAGAGTATGGCAACCACCGTGTATGAAGAATCAAGATTATACGATTTGGATTACCGGCTTGTACTTGCATTGATAAAAGTAGAGAGCAACTTCAGACATAACGCAACATCGCGTGACGGATCATGGGGATTGATGCAGATAAAACCATCTCTCGCAAAATTTATTTCAAAGAATACCGGTTTAGAATTTAAAAGCAAAAAAGACTTGCATCAACCTGACAACAACATAAGACTTGGCACCTATCATATCTCAAAACTTATGGAAGACTTTGAGAATATTCATGCCGTGCTTCATGCATACAACGTTGGTCAAAAAAAGGCTCGTGTGAGATTAAACAAAGAAAATGAACCTGATACTCCATTTACCAGGCGGGTATTGAAAGAATATCAGAAAAACACCGCTGTACTTCCAGAACCGTAA
- a CDS encoding flagellar motor protein MotB, producing the protein MRKKHNEEHENAERWLLTYADLITLLLAFFIMMYTFSKQDAQKYQEVSMHLKAIFAGGTGIAQKGSVSGTAQLDTISNKSASSNEIKKQIEQEIDSMAKANGLKDNYTVFSDERGIVIRIMDKAFFDEGKADLKDSAKRALDKIVPVIKQTNNHIRIEGHTDNVPIKTNEFRSNWELSVRRSTEVVRYFIERGGVPPQRISATGYAEYRPLVDNDTAANRALNRRIEIIVAKSQDEHQGNKVLSQ; encoded by the coding sequence ATGAGAAAGAAACATAATGAAGAACATGAAAATGCCGAGAGGTGGCTTCTCACTTATGCAGACCTCATAACTCTTTTACTTGCTTTCTTTATTATGATGTACACTTTTTCAAAGCAGGATGCACAGAAATATCAGGAGGTGTCTATGCATCTTAAGGCTATTTTTGCCGGCGGGACAGGGATTGCGCAGAAAGGGAGTGTTTCCGGTACTGCCCAGTTGGACACAATATCTAACAAAAGCGCATCCAGCAATGAGATAAAAAAACAGATTGAACAGGAAATTGATTCTATGGCAAAAGCAAATGGTTTGAAGGATAATTACACTGTTTTTTCTGATGAGAGGGGTATTGTTATAAGAATAATGGACAAGGCTTTCTTTGATGAGGGCAAAGCTGATTTAAAGGATAGCGCAAAGAGGGCACTAGACAAAATTGTTCCTGTTATTAAACAAACAAATAACCATATCAGGATAGAAGGGCATACAGATAATGTACCTATTAAAACGAATGAGTTTAGATCCAACTGGGAACTTTCCGTTAGAAGAAGTACTGAGGTGGTAAGATATTTCATCGAAAGAGGAGGGGTCCCGCCCCAGAGGATCTCTGCTACGGGCTATGCCGAATACAGACCTTTAGTGGATAATGATACTGCTGCAAACAGGGCTTTAAACAGAAGAATAGAAATCATTGTAGCTAAAAGCCAAGATGAACATCAGGGTAACAAAGTACTATCTCAGTGA
- a CDS encoding flagellar motor protein: protein MDITTIFGLILGIGAVLTSFLMEGGHISSLIQAPAMLLVICGTFGAATITTSFGQLMSLPKLFKVILFEKKLNSQQLIDFIYDLAQKSRKNGLLSLEKELPNIDDSFLKKAIQLAIDGFETNKIREILEIEMLYIEERHKVGSTFFQKLGGFSPTLGIIGTVLGLIHALGNMENSSNMAASIASAFIATLWGVALANLVYLPISDKLKVKHQDEALYLEIISEGVISLAMGDNPRVIRMKLLSFLLPNNRSGADEL, encoded by the coding sequence ATGGATATTACAACAATTTTTGGACTTATTCTCGGTATCGGCGCAGTCCTTACCTCATTTTTAATGGAGGGGGGACATATCTCATCTTTAATACAGGCACCGGCAATGCTTCTGGTTATTTGTGGCACCTTTGGTGCTGCCACCATCACAACATCTTTTGGACAGTTAATGAGTTTGCCCAAACTGTTCAAAGTTATACTGTTTGAGAAAAAGCTAAACTCCCAGCAATTAATTGACTTTATCTATGATCTTGCACAGAAATCGAGAAAAAATGGTCTATTAAGCCTTGAAAAAGAGTTGCCAAATATTGATGATTCTTTTTTGAAAAAAGCAATCCAGCTTGCCATCGATGGTTTTGAGACAAATAAAATTCGTGAAATTCTTGAAATAGAGATGTTATATATTGAGGAAAGGCATAAAGTGGGTTCAACGTTTTTTCAAAAGCTGGGTGGTTTTTCCCCGACCCTCGGTATTATTGGAACGGTTCTGGGGTTGATCCATGCACTTGGCAATATGGAAAACAGTTCGAATATGGCTGCATCTATTGCGAGTGCTTTTATAGCTACTCTCTGGGGTGTTGCGCTGGCAAATCTTGTTTACCTGCCGATATCTGACAAGTTAAAGGTAAAACATCAGGATGAAGCTTTATATCTTGAAATAATAAGCGAGGGGGTCATATCGTTGGCTATGGGAGACAACCCGCGGGTCATCAGGATGAAACTTCTGTCTTTTCTTCTGCCGAATAACCGTAGTGGAGCAGATGAATTATGA
- a CDS encoding PilZ domain-containing protein has protein sequence MEKAENREYFRVEVRLPIEFRKISHDEYLNIESTIKYGSVKIIDNAKEMHFLKEIVSKDEQDKEQILAYIKIIDKKIDMILDLLYKSKNDSLYLSRYINVNISGAGIRFTTDVNLHDAEHVELKITLPIPPYPKIVLLCDVVRSDVCDIDGIDNWETALAFKTINEDDRDLLINFIFTKEREVLRYKKEQSG, from the coding sequence GTGGAAAAGGCTGAAAATAGAGAATATTTCAGAGTTGAAGTCAGACTCCCCATAGAATTCAGAAAAATTAGTCATGATGAATATTTAAATATTGAAAGTACGATCAAGTATGGTTCCGTTAAGATTATAGATAATGCAAAGGAGATGCATTTTCTAAAGGAAATTGTTTCTAAAGATGAGCAAGACAAGGAGCAGATACTTGCATATATAAAAATAATAGACAAAAAAATAGATATGATTCTTGACCTTTTGTACAAATCAAAAAATGATAGTTTGTATCTGAGCAGATATATAAATGTTAATATAAGTGGTGCGGGTATCAGGTTTACAACAGATGTTAATCTGCATGATGCCGAGCATGTGGAATTGAAGATCACATTGCCTATCCCTCCTTACCCTAAAATTGTGTTGTTATGCGATGTTGTAAGAAGCGATGTTTGCGATATCGACGGAATTGACAATTGGGAGACTGCCTTAGCTTTCAAAACTATAAACGAAGACGATAGAGATCTTCTAATAAATTTCATATTTACGAAAGAGAGGGAAGTTTTACGTTACAAAAAAGAGCAATCAGGTTAA
- a CDS encoding response regulator — translation MIEGSKILVVDDNVDIIDALSDFLTLNGCSVFTAPTGKKAIELLNKNDIEVVILDVKLPDVNGVSLLDTIKINNPTVAVVMATGYYNPNYVVEAMKKGASDFLIKPFEFDKLVLVLIRALRERSLLIEKENIYQTLEDKKKIELLNRELQRKIKELTTMYQISNQFNSLTIFNDVYEKMLHIVYDALEVKSCGYYIFDGKNKELILYKEKTKNGGNVLESRIPVSEDFLEHLRSQKKYLAKNDELYLPISIKGECIGFIMVDSKRNGLRKDDHLLDSDLFFLKLIAEKASTQIENRMLYESLFENVFQTLTSLIAAINKRDLYTKNHCHRVTDMSLRLADKMNLADYERNVIKFVGPVHDLGKIGISDSILLKPGKLSDEEYYMMKSHSVFGEEILSRFDILSNEAKIIRSHHERYDGKGYPDSLSKDEIPVCSRVIAVCDTYDAMTTNRPYRNALEKGHALNEIERCKGSQFDPDIADYFIEMVRDDTSGKG, via the coding sequence ATGATCGAAGGTTCTAAAATATTAGTTGTTGATGATAATGTTGATATCATAGATGCCCTGTCTGATTTCTTAACGCTAAACGGTTGTAGCGTTTTTACTGCTCCTACTGGTAAAAAGGCCATAGAGCTTCTTAATAAAAATGATATTGAAGTCGTTATACTTGATGTGAAACTGCCAGACGTCAACGGCGTTTCTCTTTTAGATACTATTAAGATAAACAATCCAACTGTTGCTGTGGTAATGGCAACAGGCTACTATAATCCTAATTATGTTGTAGAAGCAATGAAAAAGGGTGCCTCTGATTTTCTTATCAAGCCCTTTGAATTTGATAAACTGGTGCTTGTTCTTATTAGGGCATTGAGAGAAAGATCGCTGTTAATTGAAAAAGAAAATATTTATCAAACCCTGGAGGATAAAAAGAAAATAGAGTTATTAAACAGGGAGCTGCAAAGGAAAATCAAAGAACTGACGACTATGTACCAGATATCGAATCAGTTTAACTCCCTGACAATTTTTAATGATGTATATGAAAAAATGCTCCATATTGTTTATGATGCTTTGGAGGTAAAATCGTGTGGGTACTATATTTTTGACGGCAAGAATAAGGAATTAATTCTTTATAAGGAAAAAACAAAAAATGGTGGCAATGTACTTGAAAGCAGAATCCCGGTATCAGAGGATTTTCTTGAACACCTTCGCTCTCAAAAAAAATATTTAGCGAAAAACGATGAGTTATATCTACCAATTAGCATAAAAGGGGAGTGCATAGGCTTCATCATGGTGGACAGCAAAAGAAACGGTTTAAGAAAGGATGACCATCTGCTGGATAGTGATCTATTCTTTTTGAAGCTTATTGCAGAGAAAGCTTCCACTCAAATTGAAAATAGGATGTTATACGAAAGCCTTTTTGAAAATGTTTTCCAAACTCTTACATCACTTATTGCTGCTATTAACAAAAGAGATTTGTATACTAAAAACCACTGCCATAGAGTTACAGACATGAGTCTACGTTTAGCAGATAAAATGAATTTAGCTGATTATGAGAGGAATGTGATAAAATTTGTAGGACCTGTTCATGATCTCGGTAAGATTGGTATATCCGATTCGATATTGCTTAAACCTGGCAAACTTTCAGACGAAGAGTATTATATGATGAAATCTCATTCGGTCTTTGGTGAAGAGATCCTGAGCAGATTTGATATCCTTTCTAATGAGGCAAAGATAATAAGAAGTCATCATGAAAGGTATGATGGGAAGGGCTATCCTGATTCATTATCCAAAGATGAGATACCGGTATGTTCGCGTGTAATTGCTGTATGCGATACTTATGACGCTATGACCACAAACAGGCCTTACCGTAATGCTCTTGAAAAAGGACACGCATTAAATGAAATCGAGCGATGTAAGGGCAGCCAATTTGATCCTGATATTGCCGATTATTTCATTGAAATGGTAAGAGATGATACAAGTGGAAAAGGCTGA
- a CDS encoding response regulator, with the protein MSKKYDVFRILVVDDNNDLRSIIKEYLSDKGDLVDGACDGKDALHKHMENNYDLIITDLNMPEMTGIDLMKKIRKNNNITEFIIITAYASLDTAVEAIKIGAFDYIVKPFRMEELKVIVKNAKDKIFLVKTNIELFKKLKKFYDEIERYRQHGKSDSNVETPESGKDTERIVDEIKNLEKLVKGRLMIE; encoded by the coding sequence ATGAGTAAAAAATATGATGTATTCAGAATACTTGTTGTAGATGACAATAATGATCTCAGATCAATTATAAAAGAGTACTTAAGTGATAAAGGTGATCTTGTTGATGGAGCTTGTGATGGCAAAGATGCTCTTCATAAGCATATGGAAAATAACTATGATCTTATTATTACAGATTTAAATATGCCTGAAATGACTGGTATTGATCTGATGAAGAAGATAAGAAAAAATAATAATATAACGGAATTTATTATTATTACTGCATATGCTTCTCTGGATACAGCAGTAGAGGCAATTAAAATAGGAGCTTTTGATTATATTGTTAAGCCTTTTAGGATGGAAGAATTGAAAGTTATTGTTAAAAATGCGAAAGATAAAATATTTCTTGTAAAAACTAATATAGAATTATTTAAGAAGTTAAAGAAATTTTACGATGAAATTGAAAGATACAGGCAACATGGTAAATCGGATTCAAATGTTGAAACACCTGAATCCGGAAAAGATACCGAAAGGATTGTTGATGAGATTAAGAATTTGGAGAAACTTGTAAAAGGGCGTTTAATGATCGAGTAA
- a CDS encoding 2-hydroxyacyl-CoA dehydratase family protein: protein MWDNLTIREAVEYAKDPYPSIRKWIKDKGKKVVGSTFADVPEEVIYAFGFLPVTIMGTNKPLKKAPSHLPDNACSLARSNLELVLSYEGDLFDGFVLPQVCDTTQHLSDIWRINFPDKYVESYLAPRQADRPSARYWVKEEITRVISSLSDWSGRKIADKDLWEAIEVHNENKNLLKEIYEIKKKNPSSLTNKELFALMKLSQQVDKAELNQSLKKIKESLRYEQNDEYTNVILVGITCDPPEIYDLFDESKLNIVGDTLLVGTRYIQGIVPTNGNPVDALTERHFRRGFFSPIHDNVYKNFEEVKTLYKETKAKAIIYVHIEFCESQEYDLPDLKRMIRDEGILMHTLDTEYQTLSLSHVRTRLQAFFESLKGGSL from the coding sequence ATGTGGGACAACTTGACCATAAGAGAGGCTGTGGAATATGCAAAGGATCCTTATCCATCTATACGAAAATGGATAAAAGATAAGGGGAAAAAGGTAGTTGGCAGCACCTTTGCCGATGTCCCTGAAGAGGTGATATATGCATTCGGTTTTTTACCTGTTACAATTATGGGTACAAATAAACCACTGAAAAAAGCCCCAAGCCACTTGCCTGATAATGCATGTTCCTTAGCAAGAAGCAATCTTGAGCTTGTATTGAGTTATGAAGGTGACCTTTTTGATGGTTTCGTTCTACCACAGGTCTGTGATACCACCCAACACCTATCCGATATCTGGAGAATAAACTTTCCGGACAAGTATGTAGAAAGTTATCTTGCACCTCGTCAAGCTGATAGACCAAGTGCGCGTTACTGGGTAAAGGAGGAGATTACAAGGGTTATCTCATCTCTTTCAGACTGGTCAGGGAGAAAGATTGCAGATAAAGACCTGTGGGAAGCGATTGAAGTACACAATGAAAACAAAAACCTTCTAAAAGAAATATATGAAATCAAAAAGAAAAATCCTTCATCCTTAACCAATAAAGAACTCTTCGCTTTAATGAAACTATCGCAGCAGGTTGACAAGGCTGAATTAAACCAAAGCTTAAAAAAGATCAAAGAAAGTTTACGTTACGAACAAAACGACGAATATACCAATGTAATACTCGTAGGCATTACATGTGATCCTCCGGAGATATACGACCTCTTCGATGAGTCCAAACTCAATATAGTCGGTGATACATTACTTGTAGGAACACGTTACATACAGGGTATTGTCCCAACTAACGGAAATCCTGTTGATGCCCTCACGGAAAGACACTTCAGAAGAGGGTTCTTTTCGCCCATACACGATAATGTTTACAAGAATTTTGAAGAAGTAAAAACACTTTACAAAGAGACAAAGGCAAAAGCGATTATATATGTCCATATTGAGTTTTGCGAGTCTCAGGAATACGATCTACCTGACCTCAAGCGAATGATAAGGGATGAAGGTATATTGATGCACACATTAGATACGGAATATCAGACACTGTCTCTTTCACATGTCAGGACAAGACTTCAGGCATTCTTCGAATCCTTGAAAGGAGGATCTTTATGA
- a CDS encoding 2-hydroxyacyl-CoA dehydratase family protein, translating into MSEKLTSKQMSKKITDEYMDEAFHAHENGKLIGYSTAISPVELFVAHDIIPIYPENHAVANLTAKKGAELCSVVEGMGYTSHLCAYARSDLAYRKTGITVTKGIPEPDLFLACNAQCFTLTKWFQVLARKGNLPVFVFDTPEYVMDKKTREEIVKYCVLQLKELIGFLEEVTKRKFDYDRLKEVMKLSAESSILYRKFLDMAQYKPSPISIFDALIGMAIAVYRRGTQECVDYYQTLCDEIQAKVDQGIGVLPKEKEKYRLYWENLPVWFKFSDHAKLLGSYGGVILTSLYVHAWSFEFNLDKDPLVTLAENYVSRFSNSTIEDRADMAAELFKKYSMNGMIMFMNRSCKAVSFAVPTLKEILTKRTGIPALVFESDMGDQRFYSETQIRTRIEAYFETLDRLQFEDTQ; encoded by the coding sequence ATGAGCGAAAAATTAACATCCAAACAGATGTCAAAGAAGATTACCGACGAATATATGGACGAGGCATTCCATGCCCATGAAAATGGTAAGCTTATCGGTTACTCAACAGCAATATCACCTGTTGAACTTTTTGTTGCCCACGATATTATCCCTATCTACCCGGAGAATCACGCAGTGGCAAACCTCACAGCAAAAAAAGGCGCTGAGCTTTGTTCGGTAGTTGAGGGTATGGGCTATACAAGCCATTTATGTGCTTACGCAAGAAGTGATCTGGCATACAGAAAAACAGGGATAACAGTCACCAAAGGTATTCCTGAACCGGATCTTTTCCTTGCATGTAATGCCCAGTGCTTTACGCTTACAAAATGGTTCCAGGTGCTTGCAAGAAAAGGCAACCTGCCCGTATTTGTCTTTGATACCCCGGAATACGTGATGGACAAAAAGACACGGGAAGAAATCGTAAAATACTGCGTACTCCAGCTTAAGGAACTGATTGGTTTTCTCGAAGAGGTGACAAAAAGGAAATTCGATTACGACAGACTGAAAGAGGTAATGAAGCTTTCTGCCGAGTCAAGCATACTATATAGAAAGTTCCTTGATATGGCTCAGTACAAACCCTCCCCCATCAGTATCTTTGACGCCCTCATAGGTATGGCTATTGCTGTATACCGGAGAGGCACCCAGGAATGTGTTGATTACTATCAGACGCTCTGTGATGAGATTCAAGCAAAAGTTGATCAGGGGATTGGCGTACTCCCGAAGGAAAAGGAAAAGTACCGCCTGTATTGGGAAAACCTACCTGTATGGTTCAAATTCAGTGACCATGCAAAGCTCCTTGGCTCATACGGCGGTGTTATTCTTACATCTCTCTATGTTCACGCATGGAGCTTTGAATTCAATCTTGACAAAGACCCGCTCGTTACCCTTGCCGAGAATTACGTATCACGGTTCTCCAATTCAACTATCGAGGACAGGGCAGACATGGCAGCAGAGCTCTTCAAAAAATATTCTATGAACGGCATGATCATGTTTATGAACAGAAGCTGCAAGGCCGTTTCCTTTGCCGTACCCACACTGAAAGAAATCCTTACCAAAAGAACCGGTATACCTGCACTTGTATTCGAGAGCGACATGGGTGACCAGAGGTTCTATTCGGAAACTCAGATCAGGACAAGAATTGAAGCATATTTTGAGACATTGGATAGACTACAGTTTGAGGACACTCAGTAA